One stretch of Miscanthus floridulus cultivar M001 chromosome 18, ASM1932011v1, whole genome shotgun sequence DNA includes these proteins:
- the LOC136521643 gene encoding histone deacetylase 2-like isoform X1 gives MASSSSPAPALAGEALRQKRILSSKLYLEVPSCKAPVVYSPAYDISFLGLEKLHPFDSAKWGRICRYLTREGYLDKKRMVEPLEACKEDLLVVHTEAYLNSLKSSFRVSSIVEVPPVSLVPNWILHKKLLYPFRKQVGGSILSAKLAIERGWAINVGGGFHHCSADEGGGFCAYADISLCIQFAFVRLNISSVLILDLDAHQGNGHEKDFANDGRVYILDMYNAGIYPFDFTAKQYIDQKVELVSGTKTDEYLEQLDRALEVCSIRFQPQLIVYNAGTDILDGDPLGRLKVSPEGVVTRDEKVFRLAKDQNIPLLMLTSGGYMKSSARVIADSIINLSNKNLIVLDSQLG, from the exons atggcctcctcctcctcaccggcGCCCGCCCTGGCCGGAGAGGCCCTTCGCCAGAAACGCATCCTCTCCAGCAAGCTCTACCTCGAGGTCCCCTCCTGCAAG GCGCCGGTGGTGTACTCGCCGGCATACGACATCTCCTTCCTCGGGCTTGAGAAGCT GCACCCATTTGATTCCGCCAAATGGGGCCGCATCTGTAGGTACCTCACCAGGGAAGGGTACCTGGACAAGAAACGGATGGTGGAGCCATTGGAAGCCTGCAAGGAGGATTTGCTAGTG GTGCACACAGAGGCGTATCTGAACAGTCTCAAAAGCAGCTTCAGAGTTTCCTCCATTGTAGAG GTCCCTCCTGTGTCGCTTGTCCCTAATTGGATTCTGCACAAAAAACTATTATACCCCTTCCGGAAGCAG GTGGGTGGGTCCATTTTATCAGCCAAACTTGCGATTGAGAGAGGATGGGCCATTAATGTTGGTGGAGGATTTCATCATTGTTCGGCAGATGAAGGGGGTGGATTTTGTGCATACGCTGACATCTCCCTGTGCATCCAGTTTGCTTTTGTCCGTCTAAATATCTCAAG TGTATTGATCTTAGACCTGGATGCCCACCAAGGAAATGGACACGAAAAAGATTTTGCTAATGATG GAAGGGTTTACATTTTAGACATGTACAATGCTGGAATTTATCCCTTT GATTTCACTGCTAAGCAATACATTGATCAAAAAGTTGAATTAGTT AGTGGGACAAAAACAGATGAATACTTGGAGCAACTTGACAGGGCTCTCGAG GTCTGCAGTATTAGATTTCAGCCCCAATTGATTGTTTACAATGCTGGAACAGACATCCTGGATGGTGATCCATTGGGCAGATTGAAG GTAAGTCCTGAGGGCGTGGTTACCAGAGACGAGAAGGTATTTAGGCTCGCAAAAGATCAAAACATTCCTCTGCTCATGCTGACATCAG GAGGCTACATGAAGTCAAGTGCTCGAGTAATAGCCGATTCGATCATCAATCTGTCCAATAAAAACTTGATAGTATTAGACAGCCAGCTGGGTTGA
- the LOC136521643 gene encoding histone deacetylase 2-like isoform X2 gives MASSSSPAPALAGEALRQKRILSSKLYLEVPSCKAPVVYSPAYDISFLGLEKLYLTREGYLDKKRMVEPLEACKEDLLVVHTEAYLNSLKSSFRVSSIVEVPPVSLVPNWILHKKLLYPFRKQVGGSILSAKLAIERGWAINVGGGFHHCSADEGGGFCAYADISLCIQFAFVRLNISSVLILDLDAHQGNGHEKDFANDGRVYILDMYNAGIYPFDFTAKQYIDQKVELVSGTKTDEYLEQLDRALEVCSIRFQPQLIVYNAGTDILDGDPLGRLKVSPEGVVTRDEKVFRLAKDQNIPLLMLTSGGYMKSSARVIADSIINLSNKNLIVLDSQLG, from the exons atggcctcctcctcctcaccggcGCCCGCCCTGGCCGGAGAGGCCCTTCGCCAGAAACGCATCCTCTCCAGCAAGCTCTACCTCGAGGTCCCCTCCTGCAAG GCGCCGGTGGTGTACTCGCCGGCATACGACATCTCCTTCCTCGGGCTTGAGAAGCT GTACCTCACCAGGGAAGGGTACCTGGACAAGAAACGGATGGTGGAGCCATTGGAAGCCTGCAAGGAGGATTTGCTAGTG GTGCACACAGAGGCGTATCTGAACAGTCTCAAAAGCAGCTTCAGAGTTTCCTCCATTGTAGAG GTCCCTCCTGTGTCGCTTGTCCCTAATTGGATTCTGCACAAAAAACTATTATACCCCTTCCGGAAGCAG GTGGGTGGGTCCATTTTATCAGCCAAACTTGCGATTGAGAGAGGATGGGCCATTAATGTTGGTGGAGGATTTCATCATTGTTCGGCAGATGAAGGGGGTGGATTTTGTGCATACGCTGACATCTCCCTGTGCATCCAGTTTGCTTTTGTCCGTCTAAATATCTCAAG TGTATTGATCTTAGACCTGGATGCCCACCAAGGAAATGGACACGAAAAAGATTTTGCTAATGATG GAAGGGTTTACATTTTAGACATGTACAATGCTGGAATTTATCCCTTT GATTTCACTGCTAAGCAATACATTGATCAAAAAGTTGAATTAGTT AGTGGGACAAAAACAGATGAATACTTGGAGCAACTTGACAGGGCTCTCGAG GTCTGCAGTATTAGATTTCAGCCCCAATTGATTGTTTACAATGCTGGAACAGACATCCTGGATGGTGATCCATTGGGCAGATTGAAG GTAAGTCCTGAGGGCGTGGTTACCAGAGACGAGAAGGTATTTAGGCTCGCAAAAGATCAAAACATTCCTCTGCTCATGCTGACATCAG GAGGCTACATGAAGTCAAGTGCTCGAGTAATAGCCGATTCGATCATCAATCTGTCCAATAAAAACTTGATAGTATTAGACAGCCAGCTGGGTTGA